CATGCAAGAGCAGTAGATTTTCCAGATTGGTCGTAAATAGGCGATAATTCATTCATATCAAGTCCTACAATATTTAATTTAGAAATTTTTTCAATCGCTTTGTGCAGTTCTTTAAATGTGACTCCTCCAGCTTCAGGTGTCCCAGTTCCTGGAAATTCTGATGGATCAAGCACATCTAAGTCCAATGTGAAGTAAACTGGTTTACCTTTTAATTTTTCAACAACTTTATCAAGTTCATCAAAATTATCGCCAAAATTAAATTTTGTTGTATGAAGATGTTTTTTTGCAAATTCCCATTCAGCTCGTTCTCCACTTCTTATTCCAAACTGAAAGATTTTATTGTCGCCAACCATATCCCAGCATCGTCTGATTACTGAAGCGTGTGAAAAATATTGACCTAAATATTCATCTCGCAAATCTGTATGAGCATCAAACTGAAT
This genomic stretch from Leptotrichia sp. oral taxon 218 harbors:
- the speB gene encoding agmatinase, whose translation is MRKQNIHTFIGCDNEYDESNIVIFGAPFDSTTSFRPGTRFASSVMRNESFGIETYSPYQDKDLEDYKIFDGGDLELSFGNSNLALQDIQNEAESILNDGKIPFMIGGEHSVTLGAVKAAFKKYPDLHIIQFDAHTDLRDEYLGQYFSHASVIRRCWDMVGDNKIFQFGIRSGERAEWEFAKKHLHTTKFNFGDNFDELDKVVEKLKGKPVYFTLDLDVLDPSEFPGTGTPEAGGVTFKELHKAIEKISKLNIVGLDMNELSPIYDQSGKSTALACKLLREILLFISK